In one Lolium rigidum isolate FL_2022 chromosome 3, APGP_CSIRO_Lrig_0.1, whole genome shotgun sequence genomic region, the following are encoded:
- the LOC124697854 gene encoding uncharacterized protein LOC124697854, with translation MESRPFKTGQARDRISALPDELLLGILERLLLRDAVRAGAVSTRWRHLPHQLSRLILSRRNFHGTTPHEIMDAFTGATQGLLSVPPLADSKCDCRSTRAVKVLRLNFYVSAPHLRSIGAAVEVTVSRGQTEHLVFDVVPPSSDLRHSSGVTKFGQQFMSFFRACPIAFRWLTGLFLKSLKFRAFDLQRLVRACDKLKVLYLTSCRLVKDSVLKIDVPNSVIEKLQFFHFRCKRIDLVSVPKLTQLECFYTAYSKKTPLLLGYVPELRKVELCSHVKGWKAPFALSECFSMNACKLSELYLEFNCRKIWVKPEHPKQLSGIFSNLTRVALWFIFPECDLKWTLFILDAAPALKNFALNRIRHSCFGQSPEENALKANVVWEPPKDMKHLNLKLLVVMGFEEEDQVTNYIRIIMELAVGLKKIKLRGHPCKNCSAIDPETPRRFEEDEARRHRVRERLTHGSSSSVQIIVS, from the exons ATGGAGTCGCGGCCGTTCAAAACCGGCCAAGCCAGAGATCGAATCAGCGCGCTCCCGGACGAGCTCCTCCTCGGAATCCTTGAACGCCTCCTCCTGCGTGACGCGGTCCGCGCCGGCGCTGTCTCCACGCGGTGGCGGCACCTCCCCCACCAGCTCTCACGCCTTATCCTCAGCCGCCGAAACTTCCATGGCACCACGCCGCACGAGATCATGGACGCGTTCACCGGTGCGACGCAGGGGTTGCTGTCCGTGCCTCCTCTCGCCGACTCCAAGTGCGACTGCAGGAGCACGCGCGCCGTCAAGGTCCTCCGCCTCAACTTCTACGTGTCGGCCCCTCACCTGAGGTCTATCGGCGCCGCCGTCGAGGTCACCGTGAGTCGTGGTCAGACCGAACACTTGGTGTTCGACGTAGTTCCGCCTTCCTCTGACCTTCGGCATTCCTCCGGGGTTACCAAGTTTGGGCAGCAGTTCATGTCCTTCTTCCGCGCCTGCCCCATCGCCTTCCGGTGGCTCACAGGCCTGTTCCTCAAGAGCCTCAAGTTCAGGGCCTTTGACTTGCAAAGGCTCGTCCGTGCTTGCGACAAACTCAAGGTCCTATACTTGACATCCTGCAGATTGGTTAAGGACTCTGTGCTCAAGATCGACGTACCAAACTCCGTAATTGAGAAGCTCCAGTTCTTCCACTTTAGGTGCAAGCGGATCGACCTCGTCTCTGTCCCCAAGCTCACGCAACTGGAGTGCTTCTATACGGCGTACTCCAAGAAAACCCCGCTGCTCTTGGGCTACGTACCTGAGCTTCGCAAGGTGGAACTATGTTCTCATGTCAAGGGGTGGAAGGCTCCATTCGCGCTGAGCGAGTGCTTCTCAATGAATGCCTGCAAACTGTCGGAACTGTATCTAGAATTTAACTGCCGAAAG ATTTGGGTCAAGCCAGAACATCCCAAGCAGCTCAGTGGCATATTCAGCAACCTGACGAGGGTGGCACTTTGGTTTATCTTTCCTGAGTGTGATCTGAAGTGGACCCTGTTTATCCTAGACGCTGCACCTGCCCTGAAAAACTTTGCA TTAAATCGGATTCGACATTCTTGTTTCGGGCAAAGTCCTGAGGAGAATGCCCTGAAGGCCAACGTGGTGTGGGAACCACCCAAGGATATGAAACACCTGAATTTGAAGTTGCTGGTGGTGATGGGGTTCGAGGAGGAAGACCAGGTGACAAACTATATAAGGATTATCATGGAACTAGCTGTGGGGTTAAAAAAAATCAAGCTGCGTGGTCACCCTTGCAAGAACTGCAGCGCTATCGACCCTGAGACGCCGAGAAGattcgaggaggatgaagccagaAGGCATCGGGTGAGGGAGCGACTCACACATGGATCATCCTCGTCCGTCCAGATAATTGTCTCGTGA